From Magnolia sinica isolate HGM2019 chromosome 13, MsV1, whole genome shotgun sequence, one genomic window encodes:
- the LOC131222934 gene encoding histidine-containing phosphotransfer protein 4-like — protein sequence MASAEITQLRRQAAYIKKSLFEQGYLDEQFLQLEELQDDTNPNFVEEVVTLFFKDSARIIANIEAAVEKTPLDFKKLDTYMHNFKGSSSSIGALRVKNECTLFKEHCQQGNGEGCLRTFQQIKREHATLRKKLETYFQLLRQAGPYETATRPQ from the exons atggCAAGTGCAGAGATTACTCAGTTGCGTCGCCAGGCTGCTTACATAAAAAAGTCCCTCTTTGAGCAG GGTTATCTGGATGAGCAGTTTCTTCAGCTGGAGGAGTTGCAAGATGATACAAATCCTAATTTTGTGGAGGAAGTTGTAACCTTGTTCTTCAAGGATTCAGCTAGAATCATAGCTAACATTGAGGCAGCAGT GGAAAAGACTCCTCTGGATTTCAAGAAACTGGATACATACATGCACAATTTCAAGGGTAGCAGTTCAAG CATTGGAGCTCTTAGGGTGAAGAACGAGTGTACGCTGTTTAAGGAGCATTGCCAGCAAGGAAATGGAGAAGG ATGCTTGAGGACTTTCCAGCAAATAAAAAGGGAGCACGCTACTTTGAGAAAGAAGCTCGAAACTTACTTTCAG TTACTAAGACAAGCTGGACCGTATGAAACGGCTACTCGCCCCCAGTGA